GAACGTCGTCTGTTCGATGACCGTGTAGCCGGCGACAGCAGCCCCGAGAACGATCACTGCAACGGTTACTACGGCTGCTCGCGAGAGATCCCGGTCGGTCAACAGTGCTGCATCGAGATCCTGCGAGCGATACAGTACGTGAAGGGTCGCGTACATTCCGATATCAACCGCTGCCATGGTTCCGATTAGGAGGCCCGCGCTTCCAATCGCAACGCGCGGTGCACCGTAGGCAGTCCCGATACCGGCAGCAGCGGCAGCAGGCACAAGCGCGGCAGCAATCAATACCCCGATGAGGGATTTCGTTCCTTTCGTGGTCAGCCCTACTGCAGCAGCGATGCCAGCAGCGAACCCAACAAGCACCGACAGAGGGGTCGGTGCCATGCGGAGACCGATCAACTCGATTGAACTGATGGCAACTGGTGCGGGGACCAATCCACTGATTTGGAGACCTAGAGCCGTCACGAATGCACCGACGATGGCTGCAACGACCCCAAGGGCCTGCATGCGAATACTATCGGCAAACATCACGCGGTCGCCAACAATCGCGCCTACTGCAGCGGTGAGTACCGGCCCGACCAGCGGCGCGATTACCATCGACCCGACCACAATTGCTGGCGAATCAACCAACAAACCGATTGCAGCAATCGCAGCGCTCAGAAAGACCATCATGCCAAACGAACGCGGATCCGAACTGAAATCGCGAGCTTTCGACCGGAGTTCGGGCAGTCGAAGCGGATCGTAGTCGTTTGCATAGTGATCCTGTAGCTCCTCCATGTGCGGGGTCGTCGTATTGATGGCGTTGAGTACGACGATATAATCATCATCGAGACCCGCTTCTCGGGTCGCATCGAGCACTTCACCGAGGGCGTCTGTAGGAACCGGAGCTTCGACAATCGATTCGTCGTCTTCGGTTGGAACAGTGACGAAATCGATGTCTCGCTCGTTGAGCGCGTCGAAAACTGCTTCTCGATTTTCTTCTGCAACACGCAATCGGATAGTGTTCATGTGAGCTCAGCAGGCCGAGTCATCATCGATGACTTTCGGATCAGAAATACTGGCTGTATCGGTGGTAGCACTGAGGAATTCGGTTTCGTGCATAATTGGGTTATTGGTACTCTCACATCGCTTAGTGAATCATCAGTATCGCCGCTTGATTCAGTATTCGGCTTTAAACAGCAGGCTCCCACTCACCGAGCAACGGAGCAATTTCTAATAGTATTCGAGCAGGGTTGCTCGCTCTATTTGTAATCTATAGATATGAATCGTCGTAGGCTTCGTCCGAGCGTTCTGCGTGGACGTTACTGCAGTTGCTGCATTCGATCCGACCCATGTTATCCATCGCTGTATCCAATGACCCGCAGTTAGTGCAGTAGTACCCGAACTGATCGGTGTGCTCTTCGTCAGTATACGCGACGAAAAATGATCCTTCAGTGCCTGAGTCCTCTTCAGTGAGGTCGATATACATTTGCTGGCCGTCATCGGCTGTTGCAGTCGTGACGCCATTCCTCGTTTCCGTGTTCGGAAGGTCGGCATCAGAGTGGCCCTCCGAATCGGACTCGCTCGTTGTTTCAGTTTCCGTTGGGTGTTCAGCGTAGACGTGCTCTACGAGCGTTTCGCCCTCGACCTCTACTTGTCGGTCGTCAGTGTGCCCGAACCCGAACTGCTCGAAAAACTGGGTACCCTCCCTGTTGGCTTCGAACGTGGTTGCTGTGATGCGTTCGGCACCTTGTTTGCGGAGTCTCTCAACTGCGGTCTCGAACAAGCGGGTGCCGATTCCCTTCCCACGGTGTTCTGGGTCGACAAACAACCAACGAACTTCGCCCGTGCCTCCGTCCCCGTCGTGGGCCGCTTCAACGATGCCCCCGACCGTAGTTTCAGTCCCGTTGACGGTACTCTCCGCGACGAGCGTGACCGAATCATCCCCAAATGCGTCTTCGAGCCGCCCCTCGCCGAAATTGTCTTCGAGAAGCGCGTCGATCTCTCGTGGACTCAGCGCATATGAGGCGGTCAGCGTACTCTCGATCAGCGCGCGTATCCGTTCGGTATCATTGGTCTCAGCCTCGCGTAGTTCCATGTCCGTCTTTTTCGGCCTCGACAACAATAAAACAACGGAGGGCTGTCACAGCCCGTGATTTTCTCTACCTCACCATCACAAAAATCTATCTACCAACATATACTTAGCTACCCTCGCTCGCGTTTTCACCCGCTTCCTCTTCGAACAACGCGAACAGCAGCAATCTTCAGCAAGCGAGCTAATCCCACGAACTTCTGTATTCCATCGGAGCGAAATCGTCCGATCTGCAA
This genomic interval from Halococcus sediminicola contains the following:
- a CDS encoding GNAT family N-acetyltransferase, which encodes MELREAETNDTERIRALIESTLTASYALSPREIDALLEDNFGEGRLEDAFGDDSVTLVAESTVNGTETTVGGIVEAAHDGDGGTGEVRWLFVDPEHRGKGIGTRLFETAVERLRKQGAERITATTFEANREGTQFFEQFGFGHTDDRQVEVEGETLVEHVYAEHPTETETTSESDSEGHSDADLPNTETRNGVTTATADDGQQMYIDLTEEDSGTEGSFFVAYTDEEHTDQFGYYCTNCGSLDTAMDNMGRIECSNCSNVHAERSDEAYDDSYL
- a CDS encoding DUF389 domain-containing protein, coding for MNTIRLRVAEENREAVFDALNERDIDFVTVPTEDDESIVEAPVPTDALGEVLDATREAGLDDDYIVVLNAINTTTPHMEELQDHYANDYDPLRLPELRSKARDFSSDPRSFGMMVFLSAAIAAIGLLVDSPAIVVGSMVIAPLVGPVLTAAVGAIVGDRVMFADSIRMQALGVVAAIVGAFVTALGLQISGLVPAPVAISSIELIGLRMAPTPLSVLVGFAAGIAAAVGLTTKGTKSLIGVLIAAALVPAAAAAGIGTAYGAPRVAIGSAGLLIGTMAAVDIGMYATLHVLYRSQDLDAALLTDRDLSRAAVVTVAVIVLGAAVAGYTVIEQTTFQRTVAQETADTLNEPAYTNLSLVSLRYQYGGPLWLHGSPNVTVAVTQPPNGFYPELPDRLTDRIADATNRNVTIHVQFQSTGKPEATPESNVTARFRPTSEGSVGSEASIDSVLSLYMSSKRNV